TACAAAAACTAAAAGCCATGTGTCAAAAGCACAAAGAACTATAGCAAGTTAATTTAGAAATTTGTAAGTTCATTCTGAAAGAAACAACCTGAGAGATCATTCCTATCACAATGAGCCGTCCACGGATAGCCAAAGCATTCAAACACAAATCAAACATGTCACCACCAACAGATTCGTAGACAATGTCAACTCCTTTAGGAAACTCGTTTTTCAGAACCTGCCAATCCACAAAGTCTTAGATTTCATCCATTAATTCACGGCAATCAAGAACTTAGTCATGCAAACTGTGATGTGATCTGAAGTTGGGGCATTGATGATGATTAAAGGATGGCAACTAAGATCTACGTCCATGGAAGAGGGGTTGAGAATAATCTCAGCTGGAAAAGATATCAAGTAGACTACAATCCCTCTTAATTAGAgttcaaaattcaaatgattGAAGGATATAATATTAGAGATAAAAGATACAGCATAGCTAATTATTAGAGAATCTTAGAATTAGTAGTATTGAGAAAAAAACAGCAGCAATTATCTGATCAAATTTTATGCactgaaaaattatttgtatcaaACCAATGAAGTTAAGAATCCAATTGGTGTcccaaataaagaaaaggaggaAAAACAAGAAGTTCAGAATTTCAGACATACGGTTTTGATGTCTTCAGTTTTGTAGTCTATGACTCGATCAACCCCCAAATCTTTCAAAAGCCTGGCCTTCTCTTTTCCTCCACAAGTGGCAACAACTTTGTTTCCTGCCAGTTTTGCAAGCTGCACATATagttatgattaatatttttgtttactgCCCAAAAAGGGTGGGGTAGGAGTATacaaaaatgatatataaatgCTAAAGTCATATAACAAATACAACCACAAAATAGAGCTACTTGCACTGGAGGAAGAAATTATGatgatcatataaatataaagtatatcTCGGAATCTATTtgggtaaataaataaatatcaaaagtCAATATGTATAAGACTAAGATAAGCAATTAAGAAAAAACAGAAGTACAATAAGGTAATGATAGAACTCAAAAAGCTGGACTTTATTCAACAAACAATAGGGAAAACATTAAACATGCATCCATAATTATTCCTCCAGATTAAAGTTGGCCACTATTACATAGAGCTTGTACAAAttcaagcaataaataaatatcgtaTTTTAGGACGAACCTGGACTGCAAATTGTCCGGTCCCTCCAGCAGCAGCAGTTACAAGGACAACTTGCCCAGATTCCATCTGACCGACctataaagttttttttgttttaaaaaagaagaagagggaaaCGGAAACACTttcagagagaaaaaaaaaaattgaatggaGGACTACAATGTACACCAAGAAAAACATGAAGAAAGATGAGATATGgcaagaaaaaataatatgacATAGGATGATGGGTGAAAAGTTCATGAGAGAGAAGGGGTTGGGGAGAATGGAAAAGTTCACatctaaataagaaaaaatggaATAATGAACCTTTTCCAACGCGATTGATGCTGTTAATCCTGAAGTAAGCATAGCAACAACTTCTGGATCAGGTCTTCCAATGGGAAGTATGTGCTTTGACGAGACCTAATCATGTTCaacattcaatatttattcacttatcaatttaaatatgatttaagtAGAAAGgcatgtaaaaaaaatttgaaatagataGATAAAACAAGATgtttataaacataataaataattaaaaaaaaggatatCATACCGTCATGAATTCAGCATAACCTCCATAAACCATGATTGCAGCAGGAGTTCCAACTTCCAAATTACTTACAGAATCTCCAACTGCGGCAATTATTCCCACAGCCTGTAACAGCAAAATAACATGAAGTTAGTTAGACATTTATAAGTTTGGCCAAAAAAATCTAGATATCACATGCAGagataatttgaaaaataataaaccatAAGATATCAACATAATTGAATTATAGTACCACATGTTGGCATTTAGTTAATATTCTTCCCGCACCTCAAATCCAGCATCAAATGGAAGAAGGGAACTCAGGTCTTTCTTGTTTCCTAGGAAATACCTGCCCGAGCTAAAGTTCACCTGTGTGTAGCATGTTATTCAgtaaaatagatataattacacattaaaGAGCAGTTATTGATATATAAACCTAATGGAAAAAAGGCAGAAAACGGTACAGGGATAAATGATTAATGAATAGATGGTAAGaccaacaaaacaaaaaagaagaaatcgtGATACTTGTTCTCTTTCCTATGTCCACACCATTGATATCTAGGGGAAAAGATAGAGAAACCCAAATGCTTTTTTTAATaggaaaatgatgatgaatATGAACTTGCCGGCCATCTCCCTTCTTACTTTCCCAAGCTTTTCCATCCTATAGACGCAAAGAACCCACAGCCAGTAGTTCCAAGCGATCCCTTCTCCCCTAGGCTTGAAGGTGGcctaaaattaaaacttgaagAAGGAATTCCTTTCTTTCATCCATCTCTTATCTTTCATGTTCTTTCAAAATATCTACAGCCAACCTTTCTTAGTCAATAGATATCCTACATCCTTAAgctcaatttaaccctttttttgtTCCACACAATCCAACTGTCAAGAACATGTTAAGATGCCAAGATCTCTCCTTATATCTTCAGtctatatgattttggttatcaTCCAAGCATCTGCAATCATTTGCACCTCTCTTAAGTAACTTACTTATCGACTCCCCATCCTTTTTCATGCAAGCCACCTAAGAAGTCGTACACAATCTTCacacaaaatatttaattaataaaactcgaaatcaaattaatcattaaagGATACTAGAAAACTTACATCACTTGCATTTACCCCAGCATAAATGATTTTCAGAAGGACGTGCCCTGATTCAATTGGTAGTTTCAATGGTGCACGTACTATGTGGGTAGCATCACGAAAATTGTGAGTCAATTTATGCACAACTCTGGATAGGAAGAGAAAAAAGGCAGTACTCAGCAGCTACAAGAAACCAATAAACATCCTACCTTTTATGTTATTAGCAACTGATACAAAATAAAGTTGaccagaaaatatttatatatgcttGCTTCTGAGTCGAGAGTTTGAGATTAATGAGCAGATGCAGAACtagaaacaaataagaaaattgatgttAAGAAAGTATTGTATTAGTTAATTGACCAGGGCCTAGGCCATAAATGCTGTAAAAGCAGCAGACGGTACATAGTTAATAAGAGCCCCTCATTGTTTTCCCTGCAGGGGCAAATTTAGCAGTTCACCCTGTCTACATTTTCTGAAATATGCAGAAACTATTTATTGTATGTCACTTGCCCATCTGTTTCTACCCTAGTATTTAATACACTTCACCCATCCAACTAtcgtttttcttcttcttcttcttctcttttttttttggtgctcTGCTATTAGATTAGGCAGACTTCTAAAATGAGGAGATATAAGATTTCAGGATTCACTGGAGGAAATGGTTAGAATTTCCGCCTATTGGCATTTGAGGACAACAGGAAATaaccttttaagtttttttattttatcacaaGAATGTTTCAGAATAAACATCCCATTGAGTGATTTGAGTTCACAAGTTTGACAAACAACTTAAAAGTGGGAGGTTTTGGCAGCTGCCTCTATTGAGGCAGATCTTGACACAAACGAGGTAATTGAGTTCAAAAATGTCAGCTGAATAAAAGCTTTTAGATTCACACATGTTGTCCCAAAAATGTAGTTTTCTGAAACCATGCAAGAACTTAATCTAAAGTTTATACTGGCCAGCCGAAGAATCGTGCCCGTTCCTCCCCTCAGGTAATTCTACTTAAAATTCTCAGAACTGAAGCagtattttgacattttacttACACTTTCTCAAAACTCTGAGGAAGTTGGGCACCTAAAGGAGCTCGGAATGAGATTTTTCTCCTGGAACTTGAAGAAGAACGCACCAGGTATTTCACTTCTTCTGCTGGACCGGGCCAATACTCCATGCCTCTGCGGTTTGTAATCCATAGGCAAGAACCAGCTCTGCTCTCATCCATGATAAGGTCGAAAGCACCTAGAAATGCATAAGTGCAAAGAAAGTAATAATGAACAGACTTAGAGAAAAAATACtctattctatttttctacTAATTAGTTTACAATTATAAAGAGAGGAATAACACAATCAAGGAAACAATCCCTAACTTCCTAAGAATCAGTGGCtgagattagtttctatttacaaggGAACTCCTAATAATAAGGTAAGTTTTCTGTCCTTAATCATAGGGATTTCAACACTCCCCCTCAAGCTGAAGTGTAGATGTTTATCAAACCCAACTTGCCAATAAATTCTTTAAACATGTTTCTGTTCAAACTTTTAGTTAACACGTTTGCAACTTGTTGTCTAGTAGGTAGGTAGGTGATGCACACTTCTCTTagtgtattttttcttttataaagtgacGATCTATTTCCACATGTTTGGTCCGATCGTGATGCACAGGATTATGTGCTATGCTGACAGTTGCCTGGTTGTCACAGTACATCTTCATAGGTCTGGTATAAGGCACTTTTAGTTTCCCCATATGTCTTTGTATCCAAACTCCTTCGCATATACCATGAGATAGTGCTCGATACTCTGCCTCTGCACTGCTGCGTGCTACCACAGACTGTTTTTTGCTCCTCCAGAGGTTACCCCAAACATAACTACAATAGCCACTTGTAGAGCGTCTATCACTAACAGAACCTGCCCAGTCTGCATCAGTGTAGACTTCCACATTTTGGTTCGCAGTTTTCTTGAAATACAGACCTTTACCAGGAGTTTCTTTTAGATACCTTAATATTCTATATGCAGCTTCCAGATGCTTCTCCCTCGGGGCATGCATGTATTGACTGATAACACTCACACTGAAGGCTATGTCTGGACAGGTGTGAGATAGGTAGATGAGTCTTCCTACTAGTCGTTGATATCTCCCCCTGTCGATTTCTTCTCCATCCTCATCAGTTCCCAATTTAAGGTTAGATTCCATAGGAGTTTCGGCTGGTTTGCAGCCCATCAAACCAACTTCTGATAGTAGATCAAGAATATATTTCCTTTGGGAGATGGAAATACCTATTTGGGACCTTGCTACCTCcataccaagaaaatatttaagattCTTCAAGTCTTTAAGTTCAAACTCTGTACCAAGGAATTCTTTCAACCTCACAATTTCGCTTGAGTCATCTCCTGTTAATATTATATCGTCCACATAAACGATGAGGATGCAGCATTTTCCCTTTTCCGAGTGCTTGTAGAACATGGTGTGGTCTGCCTGTTCTTGAATGTAATTTCTGCTAGTCATAGCTTTTGCAAATCGGCTGAACCACGCCCGTGAAGATTGTTTCAGCCTATACAAGGATTTCTTCAACTTGCACACTTGGCCCTTGTTTTCTTCAAACTCGAGTGGGAAATCCATGTACACCTCCTCATTTAATTCCCCGTTGAGAAAAACATTTTTTACATCCGATTGAGTCAAGTGCCAATCAAGGTTGGCAGCAAGAGATAGGAGGACTCGAATGGTGTTTAGCTTGGCAACCGGTGCAAACGTCTCGTTGTAGTCAAGACCATAAGTTTGGGTGAATCCCTTAGCCACAAGTCGAGCCTTGTACCGGTCAATGCGGCCATCGGGTTTAAATTTCGTAGTGAAGATCCATTTGCACCCTActgtttttttccctttaggTAGATCCGAGACTTCCcatgttttattgtttttgaggGTCTTCATTTCTTCCATCACAGCTTGTCTCCACTCAGCTGATTAAAGAGCCTATTCTATATTTTTTGGAGTTTTTACAGGATCAACATTAGTCACAAAAATTTTGTAAGACTTAGATAAATTTCCATAGGACACAAACCGAGAAATAGGGTGTTGAGTGCAGCTCCTTGTGCCCTTTCGAACTGCAATTGGAAGATAGATGGATGGTGACGGAGGTGAGACTTACATTTGAGCAGGTCCTCGGTTGGGGATGCAATTGGCACTGCTGTATCAGTTTCAGGAGAACGATTCCGTCGGGAGTAAACTTGTATTTCGGGAACTTGTTTTTGCTGTTTTCCTTGATCAAGGGGCCGTTGCACTTCGATGGAGGTATTGGTATTGGGAAGGACCGTGCTAACTTCTTGCTACACAGGGAAAACAGTATCTAAATCTGGGATTGTGCTAACTTCTTGCTGCATAGGGAAAACAATATCTAAATTTGGGATAGCACCTTGGTTGTTAGGCTTGTTTGTGATAGTAGTGGTAGGATCAGGAGGTATAATGAGGAGAGTATTAAGGGTCTCATCTTCATTGAAAGTCTCTCCCTGAAGATGAGATGCTGCAAAGTATGGTTCATTTTCAAAGAAGGTAACATCCCGAGAGACAAACATTCGGCCAAGGTTGGTGAGTAACACTTGTAGCCTTTTTGTGTAGGGGAATATCCAATGAAGATGCAGGTGTGGCCTCGAGATTCAagtttggattgatttggttgatGGTTATGGACAAAAGCTTTACAGCCGAATATTTTGGTTGGAAGATTAGAAATAGAAGAAAGGCCTTTACAAGGGTATTTAGATGTGTTTGAAAATTGAGGACCTTTGATGGCATTCGGTTTATGAGATAACAGGCAGTGAGGACAGCCTCTCCCCACAAGTATTTTGGAACATTCATGATGAATATTATGGCTCGAGCCACATCAAGGAGATGTCGATTTTTTCTCTCGGAGATCCCGTTTTGTTGAAGAGTGTCAGGACAAGAGCTTTGGTGTATAATGCCTTGGTCAGAAAGGTATGAGCTTAGGACAGAGTTAAAGTATTCTCTCCCATTAGTGCGGAGAGTATGTATGGTAGAGTTGAACTGGGTTCGAaccattgaatgaaaattttggaatactTTGGGTGTTTCAGATTTTTCTTTGAGGAGATAGACCCAATAGACCCTAGTGTGATCATCAATGAATTTTATAAACCACCTAACCCCCATAATATTTTTCACTCGGCTAGCTCCCCATAGGTCACTATGGATTAATGAAAATGGTTGGGACTGAATATATGGTTTTAATGGGTATGGCACACAGGTATGTTTGAATAATTGGCAAATTTCACACTTTAAggaattaatacttttatttcgaaataacaACGAAAGATGttttttcaaatacaaaaaatttggaTGCCCTAACCTACGGTGCCATAACATAATAGTGTCCTCTTTTGAAGTGGATAGAGCCAATCCCCCTTGTGTACTGTCTTTATTGCAAACATAGAGTCCATCATTAACTTTAGGAGTGCCAATCATCCTCCCCGATTTCTGTTCCTGTATCACACAACCAATTGCAGAAAATTCAGCAAGAACTTTTTCatccttagtaagtttactgattgaaagtaaattacagGACAAGTTTGGGACATGTAGGACTTTATCGAGAGAAAAATTCTCTGTTATTTGTACTTCTCCTACTCCAGCTACAGGTGAGTAAGAACCGTCAGCTATGCGGATTCGGGACTTGTTATGACAAGGAGTGTAGGTGTGAAACAACGTGGAGTCACCTGTCATGTGATCGGAGGCACCCGAATCGAGAATCCAAGGGGATTGATTATTAGATTCAAAGGCAATGTTGAGGGCAGTACCTTGAGTGGTTAGAGATCCATGAGTAGTGGAAGTACCAAGTATCTTATGGAGAGTCTCAAGTTGGGTTTTGGTTAGGCAAACATCGAGAACATCATCCGCAGTAGTGGAGGATAACAGGGCAGTCTTattatccttttgtttttttcaggATAGCCATGGAGTTTGAAGCACTTTTCCTTTGTATGACCAACACGGTTGCAGTGGCTACACCATGGTTTGGTTGATCCAGAATCATTTCCAGCACGTAGTTTTTGTGGCTGTGGACCTTTGGAGATGAGGGCAGAGGTCTCAGTAGGACGGTTGCCAATCGGTGTCATAAGTTTAGGTTCCTTTGAATCTCCCATCATGACAATACGAcgcttttcttctcttctaactTCTGCAAATGTTTCACCGATGGTTGAGAGAGGTGATCTGCCCAGAATTCGGCCACGGACCTCATCTAACTCACGGTTCAGTCCTGCTAGAAACTCATAAAGACGTTCATTGTTGAGATGGGTCATAAACTTGTTGTGTTCTAAGCCTTCACCCCAATCTGCCTCATAGTACATATCCAGTTCctgccataaaattttcagattgtTGTAGTGAGTTACTTCGAGTATCCCTTGTCGGATATCCTTTAACTTAGGCTTGATCTCAAATACTTGGGAGGCGATTCCAAGATCCGAGTAGTTTTCTTTGACTGCATCCCACATGTCTTTTgcagttttgaaaaaaagataGGTGCGGCTTATATGGCCTTCCATCAAATTAATTAGCCAAGCCATTACAATTGAGTTGTTGAGTTCCCAAGTGGCATAAGTAGGGTCAGTTGTGGTTGGTCGTGGAATTTCTCCATTGATGTACCCTAATTTGCCACGACCACGAATCACCATAAGGACCGATTGAGACCATTGCAAGAAGTTCTTCCCATCTAGCCGATGATTGGTGATTATAAGGGAGGAATTAAGTTCACCTTGAGTGATTCCCTGATTGACATTCTGAGTTATTTGTGATGTCTCAGTTTCAGACAGAGTTTCATTGACATCACCCATGGGAGGACTAAACCGAAGGGATTTTTAGGAAGGGAGATTAGAGACGAATGAGTAGGATCGAATGAATCCTAGAGCTTTGATACCATGAACAGACTTAGAGAAAAAATACtctattctatttttctacTAATTAGTTTACAGTTATAAAGAGAGGAATAACACAATCAAGGAAACAATCCCCAACTTCCTAAGAATCAGTGACtgagattagtttctatttacaaggGAACTCCTAGTAATAAGGTAAGTTTTTTGTCCTTAATCATAGGGAttctaacaaataaattaaaaattttcaaaagtagaAAAAGAGAACCTTGAGGCTGAAAAAGAAGTGATTTGACATGCAAAAACTAATTTTAACTTCAGTGCTTATGTAACAGAAAGTTTGTCAATGACAAAcctctgaaaaagaaaatgccAAGCAAGTGGAAATCcaatagtctttttttttttttctatctgACGGAGCTCTTTTTTTATTGAGTCTCAAATAGCTCTGATAAATCCAGAGGGGAATGCAGTACGCTGTTTACTCTCCTGTCCAATTAATTAAAGCATATTGCTTTTAGCACAACCTATGTTACCGACTCTTCATCCTCCCTAGACTATTTCTGTATCAATACATGTATCCAACATGTATTTGGATGTGTACAAAGCATGATTCTTGTATATGAAAAAACTTTAAAAGCATCAAATATCTGACACGGGTCCAAATTTGGGAATGTCAAGCACAACAATGTAGACAGGACTTGGAGAAAATATTGCTCTAAATAAGACTTCAATGAGCAGAGACTATtctataaaagataatatacCTTTCACCACATTTTCCATCTGCACATAGCCACCCAGTAGGGTAATATATTTGGCGCCTACTTTTTCTCCCATCTCTGTTTGAACAAACTACATCCAAATTCAAAGGCAAGTTATATAGATAAATAGTTTGCAGACAATATCAGCCCCCAACCAAAAAAACACAGTAAATATTACTAACAAAATGAATACTTTTATGACATATCCAGGAGGCTGTGATGATTGAGAACATTCAAAATTCTGCAACCTAGAGATTTACCTCAGGGCAAAGAACGTTCACACGTATTCCTTGACGTCTGTAGGGAGCTAGTGATCTAGTAAACATGACAACACCGCctgaaaataagatattttaagCAAATGATCAAATTACATTAATGTCTTACAAGCAAGAATTATGTCGATAGATCACTTGTCTCGGATCTTTGTTCCATAAAACCCAttcataatttatccattttcccttttccagCACTAATCTCAGGAAACAATCAGAGACAACACGAACTGGAGGTAATGCATAAGCAGTCATCCGTTCTTGATAAGCTAACTAAAAAGATCAATGACCAAAGTCACATCAATAAACCCGCAAACCTTTTGTGGCAGAGTAGATGGGATCAATGTACATTGGGTAAAGACCTGCAGAGGACCCCATATTGATTATCACCCCTGGCTTTTGCAGAGCTTGCATACTCTTAATCTGTTCAAAGAATTGAAACAATTATTCATTGCTGTACCTAGAGACTGTCGGAAACCAAAATTGCAGAAAGTACAAAGAGTTGAAGAAATACTGCGAGGCGAGTACAATCAATAACTGCAACGAGATTGACATTAATAGTATGTTTCCATGTCTTAGTGCCATCAGTTTGATCCTTCCAGAAAAGTGCTGTATTAGCGATGCCAGCATTATTGATGCATATATCCAGTCCTCCATATGTTGAGACATGCTTGTCAAATGCTAAATTTAAATCTCCTACCCAAACAAGAAGCAAtgttttttaaacataaattgtAATTATCTGAAACAACTACATGAAAGAAACCCTACGAAACCTTACTTAAGCTAGTAACGTCGCATTTAACAAAAATAGCAGAAGGAAATCCTAAATTTTGATGGAATTTGGAATTCTCTTTCTCAACTAAAGAAGCAACTTCCTTCCCTTTCTCTTCCGAGAAATCTACAATTGTCACAAATATCCCTTTCGAAGCCAAAGCTAAGCACAAAGCTTTACCTGCACATAATTTCGAGAACAATCTGAATCAATTACATCATCTGCTTCACAATCTTAAGTTCAAGAGATTCATAACAAAACCAAAGCAACCGGTTTATGAATTCTCTGAAGTTTATTTCCATTAGAGATGCGATAATTAAAACTcctgataaattgaaataaacaaagCTTTACCTGCACATAATTCATTAACAATTCAAAGCAATTACATTATCTGTTTAACAATCTTAAAGTTCAACGATTCATAATAAACCAAAGGAATCGGTTTATGAATTCTCAGAAGTTCATTTCAATTGTAGATACGTTAAATAAAACTCCGGACAAATTGAAATGAACAAAGCTTCACCAGCACATAATTCAAcagaaattcaaataaattacaGTATCCATTTCACAATCTTAAAGATCAAGCTGTTCATAATAAATCAAAAGCAATCGGTTCATGATTTCTCGGAAGTTCATTTTAATTGTAgattccaaatttaaaaaaaaaaaaaacctccaaAAAATTGCAATCTCCAACAAAATATGAAGAAACAATAAGCTTATGAAAGTTTTTACCAATTCCGGAAGCACCGCCAGTGACCAGAGCTGATAAGCCAGGTTTAAGctccattttttttgttttgctctcttttgttattgtttttggaattaagtaaaaaaaaagaacgtATCCCTGATTATTAGGAAATTGTTTATTATGGCACCTTGCTGCTACTTtggaaatataaataatatttaagaaaaaagaatataaatatttatttaatgtatttcatATTTTGTCGCTATTGCTCGAAGGTATCGTTCGTCGGTGATGAAAGCAAAAAACAGATTCATTGACGCCTAAAAGACGTGGAAACACCAGCCATGTAGTCTTTACCGTCGGTTTTTGATTGAGTGACGACATCGTATTCATCTGTATGAAACCGATTAGCGCGATAGATCATACCGCCTTCAACGGCGCGTGATATTTGCCACCAGCTGATAATTTTACATGAGCATTGCGTATttggatatttatttttttataaatataaatatagtaGATTtcgataatattattatatgagttttttaatattgaaatatttattatttgaatattttttttacaaataatgaatttggattttgttataattataaCTAACAAGTTTGCATTACAAActcatcttatgatttatcaaTCTTGCGAATTAATGATATCTATAAGATCAAGATTCTGTTGGCCAAGACATTATAAGCCTTTTACCTTATGAGCTCAATTGTAAGAGCCACT
The nucleotide sequence above comes from Gossypium raimondii isolate GPD5lz chromosome 13, ASM2569854v1, whole genome shotgun sequence. Encoded proteins:
- the LOC105782647 gene encoding uncharacterized protein LOC105782647; this translates as MELKPGLSALVTGGASGIGKALCLALASKGIFVTIVDFSEEKGKEVASLVEKENSKFHQNLGFPSAIFVKCDVTSLRDLNLAFDKHVSTYGGLDICINNAGIANTALFWKDQTDGTKTWKHTINVNLVAVIDCTRLAIKSMQALQKPGVIINMGSSAGLYPMYIDPIYSATKGGVVMFTRSLAPYRRQGIRVNVLCPEFVQTEMGEKVGAKYITLLGGYVQMENVVKGAFDLIMDESRAGSCLWITNRRGMEYWPGPAEEVKYLVRSSSSSRRKISFRAPLGAQLPQSFEKVVVHKLTHNFRDATHIVRAPLKLPIESGHVLLKIIYAGVNASDVNFSSGRYFLGNKKDLSSLLPFDAGFEAVGIIAAVGDSVSNLEVGTPAAIMVYGGYAEFMTVSSKHILPIGRPDPEVVAMLTSGLTASIALEKVGQMESGQVVLVTAAAGGTGQFAVQLAKLAGNKVVATCGGKEKARLLKDLGVDRVIDYKTEDIKTVLKNEFPKGVDIVYESVGGDMFDLCLNALAIRGRLIVIGMISQYQGEHGWKPKNYPGLVEKLLTKSQSVAGFFLPQYSYLWKEHLARQFDLYSSGKLKVAIDPKRFLGLHSVPDAVEHLHSGRSSGKVVVCIDPTFEQQMAKL